The Lentzea guizhouensis genome contains a region encoding:
- a CDS encoding PEP-utilizing enzyme, with protein sequence MAADVTGFPGSAGVVEGVARVLARVEDGNSLVQGEILVTTVTNIGWTPLFTRAAAVVTDVGAPLSHAAIVARELGIPAVVGCGNATTRITTGDRIRVDGVRGTVRKVS encoded by the coding sequence ATGGCCGCCGACGTCACCGGTTTCCCGGGGTCGGCGGGCGTGGTGGAGGGCGTCGCACGGGTGCTCGCCCGCGTCGAGGACGGGAACTCGTTGGTGCAGGGCGAGATCCTGGTGACAACGGTGACGAACATCGGCTGGACGCCGTTGTTCACCCGTGCCGCGGCGGTCGTGACGGACGTCGGCGCGCCGCTGTCGCACGCCGCGATCGTGGCGCGGGAGCTGGGAATCCCCGCGGTGGTGGGGTGCGGGAACGCCACCACCCGGATCACGACCGGGGACCGGATCCGGGTGGATGGCGTCAGGGGGACCGTGCGGAAGGTGTCGTGA